CACAATGATATAGACGTACCATTTGCTAAGGAAAACGAAGAACCTGCTTACTTTAAACAAATGAAGAATCTTCTTAAACGCCATCCTAAGACCTCAATCATTTGGGCTCATATTGGTTTAGGAAGAATCATTCGTCCTGTTCAAAGTTCACCAACAGAGGAAGCAACTTCGAGGAATAAAAATCAAATACAATTGGTGCAGGATATTTTAAATGACCCGAAGTTAAGTCATGTGCACTTTGATATTTCCTGGGATGAAGTGGCTAAGTATATTGTAAGAAATGATACTACCGTTCGTGCTGTGGCTGCTCTTATAAATCAGTTCCCGGATAAATTTCTATTCGGAACTGATGTAGTTGCACCCGATAATCAGAAGGAATACCTGCAAGTATATTATCAATATGATCCCTTGTGGAAATCTTTATCTAAAGAAACCAAAGATAAGGTATGCAAAGGAAATTATGTAAGAATTTTTGACCAGGCAAGAAAGAGAGTAAGAGAATGGGAGCAGGTAAATATATATGTTAAAACAAAATAAAAATTCTGTTGTTTTTGCTTTACCACCCGAAATTCTATATTCTATTGATCGTAGAATAGCATGTATTCATTATTTAATTTTAATTTAAAGAATTTTAAAAATGAAAAATCTTAAGGGAGTATCCTTCATTATAACTTTGTTTTTTTTGTCATTATTTCATTCTGTTCGTGCGCAGGAAGATAAAGCGCCTACTTCTGAAGCAGCACCTAAAAAGGAGAAAGTGGACAGTATGTCGATTTACGGGTTTGCTATGGGGGATGCGGGATACAATTTCAATAACATAGATCCACTTTGGTTTGATGTGGTACGACCAACAAAATTACCAGCTTACAAAAATCAGTTCGGATCAGATGGTAACACCTTTTTTTCTGTTCGTCAATCACGACTTGGAGTAAAAAGTTATTTCAATACTCGTTATGGACAAATGAAGACAATCTTTGAAATAGATATGTTTGGAGTTGGTGTGGACGCTGGAGAAACTACCATTCGTTTACGCCATGCCTACGGTGAATTGGGGCGTTTTGGAGCAGGACAAACGCATAGTCCTTTTATGGATATTGACGTATTCCCTAATATATTGGACTACTGGGGACCTAACGGTATGATTTTCTTTCGTAACGTACAAATACGTTACATGCCTATTCAAAAAGAACACAGTCTATTGACGTTTGCATTGGAAAGACCAGGTGCCAGTCAGGATATGGGAAGGTATACAAGCAGTATCGAACTGGACAGTATAGAACCTAGATTTCCTCTTCCTGACTTTTCTGCTGAATATCGCCAAATGGGAAAGTTCGGTTATGTGAGAGTAGCTGGTATTATAAGAAGAATTATGTGGAAAGATCAGAATCCTGATTCACTTGACTTGTCTGGTGGGACAGTGGGATGGGGCTTTAATGTAAGTACCAATTTAAATCTAGGTAAGAAAGATATTTTCAGAGGACAGTTTGTATATGGCCGAGGAATACAAAGTTATATTAACGATGCTCCTAGTGATGTTGCACTCAAAGAAGATGCATCTCCTTCTCCAAAGCCAGTCAAAGCGGTTCCCATACCAATGATTAGTTTGGTTGCTTTTCTTGAACATACCTGGAGTGAAAAGTTCAGTACAACATTAGGTTATTCAATGTTAAACATTGATAATCCAGATGGTCAGTCTGATGATGCATTTCACAAAGGTCAATACGCCATCGTTAATTTACTCTACTATCCAACAGACAATTTAATGGCCGGTATAGAATATCAATGGGCAAAACGAGATAACTTTAGGGATGGATGGGATGCTCATTTGAATAAAATTCAAGTTTCTGTGAAATATAAATTTTCTCAATATATATACAGAAGGTTAAATAAATCTTAGAAGGTGAATCCTGTTACTTCACCAGGTCATTGCCAGGAAGACAGCTTCAGAAGGATTTTCAGCTCAATACAGGTTTTAATTATTTAACTTAATACTTAAATAACCATGAAAAGAAAAGTACAATTGTCAAGAGGTTTATTCCTGAAAGGTTTTATTGGTGTTTTAATTCTTGGTGGTCTTTTGTTCTCTTTTACATTTTCTAAAGATGAGATATCAGCTGAAAATATTGACCTGGTTATAAAAGAAGCATATGAAAAATTTAAAGGTGTTAAGGAAGGGAAAAATGCAGATTATATTCCTTATCTGGCTAAGGTAGATCCCAATTTATATGGTATTGCTATCATTACAACAGATGGACATGTACATCTGGTAGGAGATATCAAATACGAGTTCGGTATAGAATCAATATCTAAGGTGGTTACATTGGCTCTTGCTATGCAGGACAGAGGACCTCAAGTTATAAAAGATAGTATAGGTGCAAATGCTACAGGTCTTCCATTTAATTCAATCACAGCTCTTGAAACTTTGGGGAAAGAACCTCAGAATCCCATGGTTAATGCAGGCGCTATAGCAACAGCCAGTATTGTGCTTCCAAAGAATAATAAGGCTGAAAAATGGAAAAAAATGCACAACTATTTTAACAAGTTTGCAGGAAGGGAGATAAAGGTTATCGATGAGCTTTTTAAATCTGAAATGGAAACTAACCAACGTAATAAATCAATTGCAATATTGCTTCAGTCTTATAACCGTATCTTTGATGATCCGATGATCGCACTTGAACTTTATACCAAACAGTGTTCATTTGGTATCAATACAAAAGACCTCGCAGTGATGGCTGCGACTCTTGCGAATAATGGTGTGAACCCAATGACTAAAGAGAAATTGGTTGAAGCTAAAGATGTTCCGGAAATTTTATCTGTAATGAGTACTGCAGGTTTATATGAAAATACCGGAGAATGGATGTATACTGTCGGACTACCTGCCAAGAGCGGAGTCGGTGGTGGTATTATGGCAGTGGTTCCCGGTAAAATGGGGATCGCTGTATTTGCTCCTCCTTTGGACCCTGCTGGTAATAGTGTGAAAGCTCAAAAAGCCATTGAATTTATTGCAGACAAATTGTCTTTGAATTTATTTTCTGCAAAGAAATAATCTGTTAAGCATTCAAGTACATAATTCTTCATATTTGAAATGTTGTCTGAATGTAAGCCAACTTTTAGGTATGAAGAAAACTTTTTTTAAAACCTACTAAATGCATCTCTAATGCGACGTTCAGACTTTTTATCATATGATATCTCCGAATGGAGTCGATCATCCAATGTTAATTAATTGAATTTTATTTTTTACTATTACTTATGTAATGTATATTTATTACGTAAGTAGATTGTGTTTTGAAAAGTTTTATATCCATATTTCTGATCATCAGTTGTATAGCTGTAATTTTTCTCAAGGATAGCCTTAGGAGTATCCATAGTCTTTTGCATTATATTCCAAATCCTTTTCATAGTCACGCTCATATACATGGTCACGGTCATTTGCATCATTCAGGTAATGAGCATCATCATAGCCATCGATCTAATCATCATTTAAAAAATCAACATCAGGTTGATCATAGATATGAAGGCCATCATCATCACTCAGAATCTGTACATGATTATGAGGTAGTAAAGGAAGAAAATAAACACTTGCATGATCATGATGTACTGGAACATTTTGGCTTAGAAAATCAGGATAATGAATCCTCTACAGATAGCAGAAGAAAAGAAGAAAAGGACTCATTCAAGATACAATGGTATCCAGGAATTTATTACCATTATGAATTCAATGTCAATGGAAATGTTGCGGAGAATTATTTTCCCGGAAATAATATTTTCTTCTTAATATATTTTCAAAATCCTCCTTCTCCTCCTCCTCCTGAATATACTCTTATATAATCTCTAATTCCAAAGCAAGTCTTTGCAGTTGTGGTGTTTTTATGACTCCATCAGATATTGATTTGCCCGGAATTTTTAATGATCACTTTAGATCATAGCCCAATCCCTATGTTTAAAATGGAGATAGGGAGCTTTTATATTCTTATCAATAACAGATTTAAAATGAAGCAGTATATACTTTTTACAGCAATATTCATTTTGCTGAGCTGTCCTGCTTTTGCCCATGGAATCATCAAGGGCAGGATAGTTAACTCAAAAACCGGAGAGCCACTGAATAATGCAGTGATCATTCTTAGGGAAAATAATACAATGATTTTGAGTGATGAAAGCGGAGCTTTTGAGTTTCGCAGACTGGAAACAGGGGTTTTCCATCTGGAATGTTCCATGCTGGGATTCAGGTCAAAATCTCAGGAAGTAGTAGTGGATGAGAATGAAATAAGATCTGTAATTATTAAAATGGAAGAAGGATTTCTCCAGATAGATCAGATTACAGTATCGCCCAGAAAAGAAGTAAATTATTTCAATGCGATAGACTTTCGTTTAAGACCGACCCAAACAACTCAGGATTTGTTAAGACTTGTACCAGGTTTGTTCATTGCACAGCATGCAGGAGGTGGAAAAGCAGAACAGATATTTATAAGGGGGTTTGATGTAGATCATGGCACCGATGTGGCAATCTCTGTTGATGGTATGCCTGTGAACATGGTTTCACATGCTCATGGTCAGGGGTATGCTGATCTCCATTTTGTAATCCCCGAAACGATTGAAGGAATGGACTTTTCCAAAGGCCCATACGACGCTAAAGCAGGTGATTTCAATACTGCAGGGGCTGTTCGTTTTCAGACTTTAAATTATATAAGGAAGAATTTATTAAAGTTCGAAGCCGGTAGTTATAATACCTACAGAGGGGTAGCACTGTTAAAGTTGCTCGATAAGGCTGATTCGACGAATTCACGAAGACAAAATGCTTATATAGCATCTGAGTTTGTTACAACCAAGGGATACTTTTTGTATCCGCAGAACTTTGAACGTCTGAACATAATGGGAAAATATACAGCAGATCTGAATAGCTCTACCAGTCTCAGCCTTTCGCTATCTACATTTGCAAGCAGTTGGGATGCATCAGGGCAAATTCCTGAAAGAGCGGTAAGAAATGGGCTTATATCCTGGTATGGAGCCATTGATCCCACGGAAGGAGGAAATACATCAAGAAGCAATGCTAATCTTTCTTTAGTGAAAACGCTTAACGACGGTGCTGTCATCAGAAATCATTTATATGGAATAAACTATAAGTTTAATCTATATTCTAATTTTACCTTCTTTAAAGATGATACCATTAACGGAGATGAAATCTTTCAATATGAAGAAAGAAACATCTTTGGATACAATGGCTCATATTTAAAAAGCTATGAGTTGTTTGGTATAAAAGCTTCTACAACTGGCGGTGTAGGTTTAAGGGATGATAATATTAGGGACATAGGTTTGGCTCATACTGTAAGAAGAAGAATTCTCAATGATATTAAAAAGGGGAGTGTTGATGAGACAAATGCAAATGTATATGTAGATCAGTC
The genomic region above belongs to Sporocytophaga myxococcoides DSM 11118 and contains:
- a CDS encoding DcaP family trimeric outer membrane transporter codes for the protein MKNLKGVSFIITLFFLSLFHSVRAQEDKAPTSEAAPKKEKVDSMSIYGFAMGDAGYNFNNIDPLWFDVVRPTKLPAYKNQFGSDGNTFFSVRQSRLGVKSYFNTRYGQMKTIFEIDMFGVGVDAGETTIRLRHAYGELGRFGAGQTHSPFMDIDVFPNILDYWGPNGMIFFRNVQIRYMPIQKEHSLLTFALERPGASQDMGRYTSSIELDSIEPRFPLPDFSAEYRQMGKFGYVRVAGIIRRIMWKDQNPDSLDLSGGTVGWGFNVSTNLNLGKKDIFRGQFVYGRGIQSYINDAPSDVALKEDASPSPKPVKAVPIPMISLVAFLEHTWSEKFSTTLGYSMLNIDNPDGQSDDAFHKGQYAIVNLLYYPTDNLMAGIEYQWAKRDNFRDGWDAHLNKIQVSVKYKFSQYIYRRLNKS
- the glsA gene encoding glutaminase A, whose product is MKRKVQLSRGLFLKGFIGVLILGGLLFSFTFSKDEISAENIDLVIKEAYEKFKGVKEGKNADYIPYLAKVDPNLYGIAIITTDGHVHLVGDIKYEFGIESISKVVTLALAMQDRGPQVIKDSIGANATGLPFNSITALETLGKEPQNPMVNAGAIATASIVLPKNNKAEKWKKMHNYFNKFAGREIKVIDELFKSEMETNQRNKSIAILLQSYNRIFDDPMIALELYTKQCSFGINTKDLAVMAATLANNGVNPMTKEKLVEAKDVPEILSVMSTAGLYENTGEWMYTVGLPAKSGVGGGIMAVVPGKMGIAVFAPPLDPAGNSVKAQKAIEFIADKLSLNLFSAKK
- a CDS encoding TonB-dependent receptor; the encoded protein is MKQYILFTAIFILLSCPAFAHGIIKGRIVNSKTGEPLNNAVIILRENNTMILSDESGAFEFRRLETGVFHLECSMLGFRSKSQEVVVDENEIRSVIIKMEEGFLQIDQITVSPRKEVNYFNAIDFRLRPTQTTQDLLRLVPGLFIAQHAGGGKAEQIFIRGFDVDHGTDVAISVDGMPVNMVSHAHGQGYADLHFVIPETIEGMDFSKGPYDAKAGDFNTAGAVRFQTLNYIRKNLLKFEAGSYNTYRGVALLKLLDKADSTNSRRQNAYIASEFVTTKGYFLYPQNFERLNIMGKYTADLNSSTSLSLSLSTFASSWDASGQIPERAVRNGLISWYGAIDPTEGGNTSRSNANLSLVKTLNDGAVIRNHLYGINYKFNLYSNFTFFKDDTINGDEIFQYEERNIFGYNGSYLKSYELFGIKASTTGGVGLRDDNIRDIGLAHTVRRRILNDIKKGSVDETNANVYVDQSFYLSPRLTLNLGLRYDAFTFRYNDRFSDTLAKSRSLNVFSPKVNLYYNLSPGAQVYLSAGKGFHSNDTRVSVMDSVRNKIPSAYGLDLGTNLKIGNRVFINAALWLLTMDTEYTYTGDDGTIGSEGRSQRYGFDFSARGQMNKWLFFDFDLNYCKSRLTDNSDETGYLPLAPKFSSIAGLSIRNLNGFNASLRYRYLGQRPAAEDNSIVAQGYFIMDAVVNYNVERFQISLSTENLFNQKWKEAQFATESRLRGESVPITEIHFTPGTPLFIKAGLTYLF